In a genomic window of Quercus lobata isolate SW786 chromosome 4, ValleyOak3.0 Primary Assembly, whole genome shotgun sequence:
- the LOC115987123 gene encoding putative methyltransferase DDB_G0268948, whose translation MADLFIKQAEQYAEGRPSYPPELFEFIASKTPSHDLAWDVGAGSGQAAQSLSGIYKNVIATDTSPKQLAFAPRLPNIRYQLTPPTMSIAELESSIGPQSSIDVVTIAQAIHWFDLPNFYQQAKWVLKKPHGVIAAWCYTVPEVNESVDAVFQPYYNIAVEPYWDPARKLVDNKYETIDFPFEPVDGADHTGPFPFVTERLMDLDSYFTYLRSWSAYQTAKEKGVELLSNAVIEEFKRAWTEDGQDKKVVKHPIYLRIGRVGNE comes from the exons atggcAGACTTGTTCATTAAGCAGGCAGAGCAGTACGCAGAGGGTAGGCCTAGTTATCCTCCAGAATTGTTTGAATTCATTGCTTCCAAGACACCCTCTCACGACCTTGCATGGGATGTTGGCGCTGGAAGCGGCCAAGCTGCTCAATCT CTATCTGGGATCTACAAGAATGTCATAGCCACAGACACAAGTCCAAAACAGCTTGCATTCGCTCCAAGGCTACCCAATATTAGATATCAACTGACACCTCCTACCATGTCTATTGCTGAGCTTGAATCCAGTATTGGCCCTCAATCAAGCATTGATGTTGTGACCATTGCTCAGGCCATCCATTGGTTTGATCTCCCTAATTTCTACCAACAAGCGAAGTGGGTACTCAAAAAACCTCATGGTGTCATAGCTGCCTGGTGCTACACCGTGCCAGAAGTTAACGAATCAGTCGATGCAGTCTTCCAACCCTATTATAACATTGCTGTGGAGCCTTATTGGGATCCGGCAAGAAAATTGGTGGACAACAAGTATGAGACCATCGATTTTCCATTTGAGCCAGTGGATGGAGCTGATCATACTGGACCGTTTCCATTTGTAACGGAAAGATTAATGGATTTAGATAGTTATTTTACATACTTAAGATCATGGTCAGCATACCAAACAGCTAAGGAGAAGGGTGTGGAGCTTTTGAGCAATGCTGTGATTGAGGAATTCAAGCGTGCTTGGACTGAAGATGGACAGGACAAGAAGGTTGTAAAGCATCCAATTTATCTGAGGATTGGAAGAGTGGGGAATGAGTAA